GTCAATACCACATATGGGCTATAAATAGGCTATTGGCAATATGTCCAGCATAGAGGTATTCAACAGGCAGCCCATGAAGCTATTTACTTGTCTTTTTAGCATGAGTATAAACAATGTCTGCACCATGAGTATAAACAAACCCACATATACACTCATCCGACGCACAGTGCTGCTGATCATCCTCATCGGCATCCCCCTGCTGTTTCTTCTTTTTTATTATTTCTTCGATGGCTCCCCCCGCGACCGACTGCTCAAAAAGGGACGACAGCAATTGGTTGACAACCAACCGCGTGAAGCCATTTATACCTACGCCAAACTGCTGCGGACATGTCCGAGCGACATCGATGCCATGTATAATCTCGGAGCCGCCTATCACAATAATGGCTGGTTCAACGAAGCCCTGCATCAATACGACCAGACCATCCAACTGGGACGCAATCAGGCCGTTCGAGCTGCGCATAGTGCCGCACGTATATTTGCGTCACAAGGCAATACACAACAGGCGATTGCATATTATCAAGAAGCCCTACGACTTCAGCCCGATGCTTCAGACATTGCCGCCGAATACGAATTTATCCTCGCTGGAGGGGTAAAATGAAAAGTTCCAATCATTGGAACTTTTTCAAATGGGACACAAAAAAAGTTCCAATCATTGGAAAAAGCGAAAATCCGGGGTTCAGCTCCCCAAACAGCGTTGACGCCGAAGAAGGGGGAAACAATCTCCAATGTATGTCTTCGATCTTATTGCTCATCCCTCTAATACTCATGCTGTTTCTCTCGCTAACGCCCGGAATCAGCATGTCCGAAGACCTGGGTCGTCATCTGCTGCTTGGACGGATCATCTGTGAAACGAAATCGATTCCAGAAACCAATTTTCTGACGTACACCTGTCCCGATTTTCCGTTTATCAATCATCACTGGCTCTCGGAGGTCATCCTTTTTCTGGGACACAAACTGGGAGGACTAAATGCCCTGCTGATTGCAAAAGCCTGCATCATGACCATCACCCTTTTTCTGGCGATGACCACGACAGTCCCCCGTCGCTCTTCGGCGTTATATCTTTTCACATGCACACTTGCTGCCGTGACCATGGCCTTTCGCGCCCATATACGCCCCGAACTGATCACCTATCTCGGAGTGGCCCTCTTCGGCTGGCTGCTGACAAGAATCGATCGTTCTGTCGGCAGAAAAAAAACGATGTACTGGCTATGCCTCATTGCCTACGGCTGGTTTTGGGCCAACGCGCATATCTATTTCATTTTCGGGATCGGGATGGTTGGCGCGTACGTGCTATCGTGCTACATCGTACGAGCCAAAAAATCCCATGACCTCATTAAGGCATTGCCACGTAAAGAAGCCGTCGCGCTGCTGCTCCTGACGGGGATGTGCTGTGTCAATCCGAACGGAGTCAAAGGACTGTTTTACCCGCTTACGATATTCAATAATTATGGCGTCGCCATCACTGAAAACCGTTCGCCGTTAGAACTGTGGGAAACGGTGGTCAATCCCATGCTGCTGGCGTTACCGTTCCTTTCGCTCATCGGTCTGTACGCCATGGTCAGAGGAGTTCGACAGCCGATACATGCCCTGTCGCTGACACGAATGATCATTGTTGTCACGGCACTGATTTCCTCATGGATGATGGCGCGCAGTGCTCCGTTATTGGCACTTACACTGCCGCCGTTACTGGGCGGGATACTCATCCCTACAAAGCCAGAGTTCCTTCCATTACGCATCATCCGTCACTTAGCGGTTGTCCTGCTCCAGATAGGTCTCATCTATTCGGTTCTGGAAGGAGCCTATTACCGAATATTTCCCTCTCCGATCGGCCCGACACCGTTCGGACTCGACGACGAATCCCGATATATGGCGCTCCATCAACTTCAGGAAAAAGGACTTCCAGAACCCATTTTCTGTGATTACAACATAGGTAGTCTTGTTGAATACAATCTATATCCTGCCCCCTCCTATGTGGACAATCGTCCGGAAGCTTTTCCAGCAGCATTCTGGGAAAACGAATACATTCCATCCCTTGCATTAACGGAACGCTGGCATCAGACCGTGGCAGAACGCGATATAAAGACGGTCATCGTCTCCTTAACCGGAGTTGGAGAAGGTTTTGTCTCAACCATGACCCGGAACCCAGACTGGCAACTGGTTCATCTCGACTTTCTATGCGCCGTCTGGATTCGAAACGATGCGATGGCAGCGCAGCAGAATCCCGCATTGACCCTCGCTGATATCGAACAATACAGGAGCCGGATTGAACGCGACATCACACAACTGGACAGCCAGCCCTTCTGGAAACGACAAATCGTTGCCGACCAGCTTATTTATGAGATCTATTCACTGATCTGCATCGGGTCTCCCGACAAGGCCTGGCCGCTGATCTGGCAAATACATCTGCGTTACCCCGACTATCAAATTGTCCACGAACTGCTCCGCGTCTGTGCGCCTTCCTACGCTACCGAATCCATCGAGCACATACTCAAGCAGCAATCCCGATTTCCCCTGGCCGCCAAACAGATTCTTGACTATGGACGCGTACTCGAACAAGCCGGGCGCACCAACGAAGCGCATCGACTATATCGACACGGCCGGCTCTTCTTTCCGCTAAACATGCCGCTTCAAAAGCTTCTCACAACGGAAAAATCCACATCATAAGGACGACATAAAGCTCCCAGACGTCAAGTAAAACAAAGTTCATGTCACGTTATTTACTGGTTTTGTTTGCATTTTGATTCGTCGCATGGTATCATTGTCGTCTCACAAAATTGAGAAATTTAGCAGGAGGGAATTATGCATTACACATTTGAAGATCTCGTAGACATAAATGCGGTACGTGAAATGGTTGAAAATTTTCATGCCGTATTCAATGTTGCGGTATCTATCGGCGATCTGAACGGTAATCGAATTATCTCGATCGGAGACAAAACCCTCTGCAAAGATTATCATCAGATTCATTCAGCCAGTAAATTAGGCTGCAAAATTTCACGAAGCGTATTGTCCGAAGGTGCCAGTTCGGGCAAGAATTCTGTTATTCACTCCTGTTCAAATGGGTTAAATGATGCAGCAGCACCGATATATATCCGGGGACATCACGTAGCGACCTTTTACATCGGGCAGTTTTTCACCGCTCCTCCAGATGAAGAAACCTTCCGCAAACGGGCACAAAAATTCGATTTCAATGAACAGGAATACATGGCGGCACTGAAAGATATTCCGATAATTTCCGCCACAAAAGTGGAACACATACTGCGATGCGCGACCCTGCTATGTACAAGTATCGGTGAAGTTCGACTGCGTTCTAAAGAAGTTCAAAAGGAATCCGAAGATCGGCTGGCGAGGAACAAATGGCTGGAACAACGCGTCAGAGAGCGTACCAAAGAATTAGAGTTAGCCAATAAAGAACTGGAGCATCAGAACCAAATTCTCCAGGAAAACCATACACTGCGCGATCAGATGGAGCATATCACAAAGCATGATTTACGCACCCCCATCAATGGAATGATCGGTCTGGCTGAACTGGTATTACTGGATGACAATTTAACGAAAGAACAACGAGAATGGCTTTCTACACTGGTCGATACGGGACATCAGACCGTTCAACATATCAACCGCACGCTTTCGCTGTACAAGGTGGAAGACGGTCATTTTGAATTGAAATGCACTGATTTTAATCTAACCAGGACGCTATACCGCATATCCATCGACACAGCCAATCTTCAGAACGCAAAAAACAGCAATTTGGTATTCACCATAAACGGCGAAGAAGCAACCTCTGAAGACCCATTCATTCTATCTGGTGATCAAGATCTGTGTTACACGATATTTTCCAACTTGATCGTAAACGCGCTGGAAGCTTCACCTCACAATCATGATGTGCAGGTTCATATGAAGAAACAAAACGATATTGCACATATCGTCATAGAAAATAACGGAGCTATTCCAGCAGAAATTCGTGATCGCTTTTTCGAAAAAATGGTAACGGCCGGCAAAGTAGGCGGCACCGGACTGGGAACCTATGCAGCACGTCTTGCGGCAGAACAGCATGGCGGCAGCATTCAAATTGTGACAGCCGACGACGATCACACGGTTCTTGAAGTCGTTCTCCCGCAACCTGCAAAT
The window above is part of the Spartobacteria bacterium genome. Proteins encoded here:
- a CDS encoding tetratricopeptide repeat protein, translated to MSSIEVFNRQPMKLFTCLFSMSINNVCTMSINKPTYTLIRRTVLLIILIGIPLLFLLFYYFFDGSPRDRLLKKGRQQLVDNQPREAIYTYAKLLRTCPSDIDAMYNLGAAYHNNGWFNEALHQYDQTIQLGRNQAVRAAHSAARIFASQGNTQQAIAYYQEALRLQPDASDIAAEYEFILAGGVK
- a CDS encoding GHKL domain-containing protein, translated to MHYTFEDLVDINAVREMVENFHAVFNVAVSIGDLNGNRIISIGDKTLCKDYHQIHSASKLGCKISRSVLSEGASSGKNSVIHSCSNGLNDAAAPIYIRGHHVATFYIGQFFTAPPDEETFRKRAQKFDFNEQEYMAALKDIPIISATKVEHILRCATLLCTSIGEVRLRSKEVQKESEDRLARNKWLEQRVRERTKELELANKELEHQNQILQENHTLRDQMEHITKHDLRTPINGMIGLAELVLLDDNLTKEQREWLSTLVDTGHQTVQHINRTLSLYKVEDGHFELKCTDFNLTRTLYRISIDTANLQNAKNSNLVFTINGEEATSEDPFILSGDQDLCYTIFSNLIVNALEASPHNHDVQVHMKKQNDIAHIVIENNGAIPAEIRDRFFEKMVTAGKVGGTGLGTYAARLAAEQHGGSIQIVTADDDHTVLEVVLPQPANAKNSPSR